Proteins encoded by one window of Channa argus isolate prfri chromosome 1, Channa argus male v1.0, whole genome shotgun sequence:
- the yipf4 gene encoding protein YIPF4, which produces MQFSPTNGDFTFVSSTEAEELSGTISAPDIKLNMSSDSVKDPYATTFLRQRGYGWLLEVEEDDSEESKPLLEELDIDLKDIYYKIRCVLMPMPSLGYNRQVVRDNPDFWGPLAVVLLFSMISIYGQFRVVSWIITIWIFGSLTIFLLARVLGGEVSYGQVLGVIGYSLLPLIVIAPLLLVIGGFEMVSTLIKLFGVFWAAYSAASLLVGDEFKTKKPLLIYPIFLLYIYFLSLYTGV; this is translated from the exons ATGCAGTTCTCTCCCACTAACGGAGATTTCACTTTCGTCTCGTCGACAGAGGCTGAAG AGCTCAGTGGCACCATCAGTGCTCCGGACATTAAACTAAACATGAGCAGTGACAGCGTTAAAGACCCATACGCCACCACCTTCCTGAGACAACGAGGCTACGGTTGGCTTCTGGAGGTTGAAGAGGATGACAGTGAGGAGAGTAAGCCTCTTCT GGAGGAGCTGGACATTGACCTTAAGGACATCTATTACAAGATTCGATGTGTACTGATGCCAATGCCATCATTGGGTTACAACCGACAGGTAGTCAGAGACAACCCGGATTTCTGGGGGCCCCTGGCTGTGGTGCTGCTCTTTTCAATGATATCCATCTATGGACAGTTCAGG GTTGTGTCTTGGATTATTACCATCTGGATATTTGGATCACTAACAATCTTCCTGCTGGCTCGTGTTCTTGGTGGTGAG GTTTCCTACGGTCAGGTTCTTGGGGTGATTGGATATTCCCTTCTTCCTCTCATCGTTATAGCCCCTCTGCTCTTAGTGATCGGGGGGTTCGAGATGGTCTCTACACTAATTAAA CTGTTCGGAGTCTTCTGGGCTGCATACAGCGCCGCTTCACTGCTTGTCGGAgatgaatttaaaacaaagaagcCCCTTCTCATATATCCTATTTTCCTTTTGTATATCTACTTCTTGTCACTATATACTGGTGTGTGA